Within the Bacillus sp. 2205SS5-2 genome, the region AAGAGATGAGAATCCTTTTTCGCCAAATGCAATCTGGTACTTATAGTGCGAGAGAAAAACTTGTCAATGGAAACCTTCGTTTAGTATTAAGCGTAATACAACGTTTTAATAATCGGGGAGAAAATGTAGATGACCTTTTTCAAGTCGGATGCATTGGATTAATGAAGTCAATCGATAATTTTGATTTAGGTCAAAATGTACGCTTTTCAACCTATGCAGTCCCTATGATAATCGGTGAAATACGCCGCTACCTACGTGACAACAATCCTATTCGGGTATCACGCTCCTTAAGAGACATCGCTTATAAAGCTCTTCAAGTGAGAGAGAAACTCATGGCCCAAACTTCTAGAGAACCAACGGCAGAGGAAATTTCGAAAGTGTTAGACGTTCCTCACGAAGATATTGTCTTTGCGCTAGATGCCATTCAAGACCCAGTTTCCCTGTTTGAACCTATCTACAATGATGGAGGCGATCCAATCTTTGTAATGGATCAACTAAGTGACGAAAAAAATCGTGATATTCAGTGGATAGAGGAAATTGCACTTAAAGAAGGTATGAGAAGGCTGAACGAAAGAGAAAAGTTGATCATCCGTAAACGCTTTTTCCAAGGAAAAACACAAATGGAAGTAGCCGAGGAAATTGGAATTTCCCAAGCCCAAGTATCACGTCTAGAAAAAGCAGCAATAAAGCACATGAACAAAAATATACAATAAAAAGCGAAGGTGGCTAGCTAGGGACGATAGGCATCTGTCAGAACACGCAGTGAATCCCTTTTCACGAAGTGGGCAGACAAATGCCCTAAGTCCATATTCACCGGAGCTAGCCAAATAAAAAGCGAAGGTGGCTAGCTAGGGACGATAGGCATCTGTCAGAACACGCAGTGAATCCCTTTTCACGAAGTGGGCAGACAAATGCCCTAAGTCCATATTCACCGGAGCTAGCCAAATAAAAAGCGAAGGTGGTTAGCTAGGGACGATAGGCATACGAGGTCCTGTTGCTACCACTATTCTTCAACTTGTAGGCCATACAACTTAGATCGTGAGAAGGTTTTGACCTTGTTAGTGTTGACGATTTTATAGCTGTCTCCGGTTAATGTATCATTTATTTTATGGTTTACAGCATGTCTAAATACCTGTTTAGAATTGATTTATGAATAAGAAAAAGAAGGAGTGGAGAGGGAAGGTCTGCTCCTTCTTTTTTTTGCATATAATCAAGTAAGACAGTTTTTGGGAAG harbors:
- the sigG gene encoding RNA polymerase sporulation sigma factor SigG, translated to MTRNKVEICGVDTSKLPVLKNEEMRILFRQMQSGTYSAREKLVNGNLRLVLSVIQRFNNRGENVDDLFQVGCIGLMKSIDNFDLGQNVRFSTYAVPMIIGEIRRYLRDNNPIRVSRSLRDIAYKALQVREKLMAQTSREPTAEEISKVLDVPHEDIVFALDAIQDPVSLFEPIYNDGGDPIFVMDQLSDEKNRDIQWIEEIALKEGMRRLNEREKLIIRKRFFQGKTQMEVAEEIGISQAQVSRLEKAAIKHMNKNIQ